One stretch of Streptomyces hygroscopicus DNA includes these proteins:
- a CDS encoding Peptidase M1 membrane alanine aminopeptidase has translation MAMAASTAAMATVAAGPPGWAGAPAGDPASPGARSAGDRLLPYLGNGGYDVRSYDVGYTYRPGTTLMDSSVRIRATATQALSRFSLDAAVDEIKTVTVQGEPARFAVDKAGEKLDITPWQALGKGRSFHVNIAYRVDRSDNRARPGDPTSPAPRLTPWVNKKDGFVVFGQPDRAHMFFPANDYPTDKARFTFRVTAPKDLQAVGIGTPRSRTTAGDDATTVFSTADEISTQVAQVGVGHYKKIRGRGPHGLPLRSYVDTDAFEAAKPLVNRIPDQLSWLGAGFGLTWPASFPVARIDHILVRGVEPCSSWTLPATDSDHLPVAARLKL, from the coding sequence ATGGCCATGGCGGCCTCGACGGCGGCGATGGCGACCGTCGCGGCCGGTCCGCCCGGCTGGGCCGGTGCCCCCGCGGGCGACCCGGCCTCCCCAGGCGCCCGGAGCGCCGGTGACCGGCTGCTGCCGTATCTGGGCAACGGCGGTTACGACGTCCGCTCGTACGACGTCGGCTACACCTACCGGCCCGGGACCACGCTGATGGACTCCTCCGTACGGATCCGGGCCACCGCCACCCAGGCGCTGTCCCGGTTCAGCCTCGACGCCGCCGTGGACGAGATCAAGACGGTCACCGTCCAGGGCGAGCCGGCCCGCTTCGCCGTGGACAAGGCGGGCGAGAAGCTGGACATCACCCCTTGGCAGGCGCTCGGCAAGGGCCGGTCGTTCCACGTGAACATCGCCTATCGCGTCGACCGGAGCGACAACCGGGCCCGGCCCGGCGACCCGACCAGCCCCGCACCGCGCCTGACCCCGTGGGTGAACAAGAAGGACGGCTTCGTGGTCTTCGGCCAGCCGGACCGCGCGCATATGTTCTTCCCCGCCAACGACTACCCCACCGACAAGGCCCGGTTCACCTTCCGCGTCACCGCGCCGAAGGACCTTCAGGCCGTCGGCATCGGGACGCCGCGTTCACGGACGACGGCGGGCGACGACGCCACCACCGTCTTCTCGACCGCCGACGAGATCTCCACCCAGGTCGCCCAGGTCGGTGTCGGGCACTACAAGAAGATCCGGGGCCGCGGCCCCCACGGGCTGCCGCTGCGCAGCTATGTCGACACCGACGCGTTCGAGGCGGCCAAGCCGCTGGTCAACCGCATACCGGACCAGCTCTCCTGGTTGGGCGCGGGGTTCGGCCTCACCTGGCCCGCGTCGTTTCCCGTGGCGAGGATCGACCACATACTCGTCCGCGGCGTGGAGCCGTGCTCGTCCTGGACGCTGCCCGCGACCGACAGCGATCACCTGCCGGTGGCGGCACGGCTGAAGCTATGA
- a CDS encoding polyketide cyclase: MSEIVDQINDVHREVGTREVPDGEARTVLLRRTYDAAIEDVWDACTDPQRIGRWFLPVSGDLKLGGHYQLEGNAGGEILRCEPPRLLAVSWLFGENPGFSEVEVRLSAEGEERTVFELEHVAVVPPEMWDQFGPGAVGVGWDGGLLGLALHLAGRTPADPEAWQTSDEAREFMTRSSAAWGAAYEASGAPAEVAAATMRATTEFYVPQG; this comes from the coding sequence ATGAGCGAGATCGTCGACCAGATCAACGACGTCCATCGCGAGGTCGGCACCCGTGAGGTGCCCGACGGCGAGGCCCGTACCGTCCTGCTGCGGCGCACCTACGACGCCGCGATCGAGGACGTATGGGACGCGTGCACCGACCCGCAGCGGATCGGCCGCTGGTTCCTGCCGGTGAGCGGCGATCTGAAGCTCGGTGGCCACTACCAGCTGGAGGGCAACGCGGGCGGAGAGATCCTGCGTTGCGAACCCCCGCGGCTGCTCGCGGTGAGCTGGCTGTTCGGCGAGAACCCCGGCTTCAGCGAGGTCGAGGTGCGGCTGAGCGCCGAGGGCGAGGAGCGCACCGTCTTCGAGCTGGAGCATGTCGCCGTCGTACCGCCCGAGATGTGGGACCAGTTCGGCCCCGGCGCGGTCGGCGTCGGCTGGGACGGCGGACTGCTCGGCCTCGCCCTGCATCTGGCGGGCCGGACGCCCGCCGACCCGGAGGCATGGCAGACCTCGGACGAGGCGCGGGAGTTCATGACCCGCTCCAGCGCGGCCTGGGGCGCGGCATACGAAGCCTCGGGGGCGCCGGCGGAGGTGGCGGCCGCCACGATGCGGGCGACCACGGAGTTCTACGTACCTCAGGGGTAG
- a CDS encoding ArsR family transcriptional regulator: MHALDVLGDPVRRRILELLAAGERSSGEVSTVIRSEFGISQPAVSQHLRVLREGGFASVRAEGTRRLYAVEAAPLREVDRWLDQFRGFWEQRLDALGTELARGKRRRLDQGRGGDSRTGEET; encoded by the coding sequence GTGCACGCACTCGATGTCCTCGGAGACCCCGTTCGGCGCCGGATATTGGAGCTGCTGGCCGCGGGGGAGCGATCCTCCGGCGAGGTCAGCACCGTGATCCGGTCCGAGTTCGGCATCTCGCAGCCCGCCGTGTCACAGCATCTACGGGTGTTGCGGGAGGGCGGATTCGCCTCCGTACGGGCCGAGGGCACACGGCGGTTATACGCCGTCGAGGCCGCGCCCCTGCGGGAGGTCGACCGGTGGCTGGATCAGTTCCGGGGCTTCTGGGAGCAGCGGCTGGACGCGCTGGGGACCGAACTGGCGCGAGGCAAGCGGCGGCGGCTCGATCAGGGGCGCGGCGGCGACAGTCGAACCGGTGAGGAAACATAA
- a CDS encoding cold-shock protein encodes MATGTVKWFNAEKGFGFIEQDGGGADVFAHYSNIATQGFRELQEGQKVTFDVTQGQKGPQAENIVPA; translated from the coding sequence ATGGCTACTGGCACCGTGAAGTGGTTCAACGCGGAAAAGGGCTTCGGCTTCATCGAGCAGGATGGCGGCGGCGCCGACGTCTTCGCCCACTACTCGAACATTGCCACCCAGGGCTTCCGTGAGCTGCAGGAAGGCCAGAAGGTGACCTTCGACGTCACGCAGGGCCAGAAGGGCCCGCAGGCCGAGAACATCGTTCCCGCCTGA
- a CDS encoding DEAD/DEAH box helicase yields the protein MTRSTRSHRRKKPVTSRSAVSGRPRSSGASEFALAPGSTPVLPAVTSFAELDMPKELITELTQQGVTVPFPIQAATLPNALAGRDVLGRGRTGSGKTLAFGLALLARTAGQRAEPRRPLALVLVPTRELAQQVTEALTPYARRLGLRAATVVGGMSINRQADALRHGAEVVIATPGRLYDLIERGDCRLDQVRITVLDEADQMADMGFLPQVTRLLRQVPADGQRLLFSATLDHDISKLTRQFLDDPAVHSVDPSAGAVTTMEHHVLHIADTDKRSVVTRVAARDGRVLLFLDTKRAVDRLTRHLLTSGVRAAALHGGKSQPQRTRTLDQFKSGHVTALVATNVAARGIHVDDLDLVVNVDPPADHKDYLHRGGRTARAGGSGSVITLVTPDQRREMGRLMADAGITPQTAQVHSADPELTRITGAQEPSGVPVIISAPQPQPQRARRPGAPRRSARSRRPGR from the coding sequence TTGACCCGATCCACCCGTTCGCACCGCCGCAAAAAACCCGTAACCTCCCGTTCCGCCGTCAGTGGGCGCCCCCGCTCTTCCGGCGCAAGCGAATTCGCCCTGGCGCCCGGCTCCACCCCGGTGCTGCCCGCCGTCACGTCCTTCGCCGAGCTCGACATGCCGAAGGAACTGATCACGGAGCTGACCCAGCAGGGCGTCACCGTGCCGTTCCCCATTCAGGCGGCCACCCTCCCGAACGCGCTCGCCGGCCGGGACGTACTGGGCCGTGGCCGGACCGGCTCCGGCAAGACCCTCGCCTTCGGCCTCGCCCTGCTGGCCCGCACCGCCGGGCAGCGCGCGGAGCCCCGCCGCCCCCTCGCGCTGGTGCTGGTCCCCACCCGGGAGCTGGCCCAGCAGGTCACCGAGGCACTCACCCCCTATGCCCGGCGGCTGGGGCTGCGTGCGGCCACGGTGGTCGGCGGCATGTCGATCAACCGCCAGGCCGATGCCCTGCGCCATGGCGCGGAGGTGGTCATCGCGACCCCCGGGCGCCTCTACGACCTGATCGAACGCGGCGACTGCCGGCTGGACCAGGTGCGCATCACCGTCCTCGACGAGGCCGACCAGATGGCCGACATGGGCTTCCTGCCCCAGGTGACCCGGCTGCTGCGGCAGGTCCCCGCCGACGGCCAGCGCCTGCTGTTCTCCGCCACCCTCGACCATGACATCAGCAAGCTGACGCGCCAGTTCCTCGACGACCCGGCCGTGCATTCGGTCGACCCGTCCGCCGGTGCCGTCACCACGATGGAGCACCACGTCCTGCACATCGCGGACACCGACAAGCGCTCCGTCGTCACCCGGGTGGCCGCCCGGGACGGCCGCGTCCTCCTCTTCCTGGACACCAAGCGCGCCGTCGACCGGCTCACCCGGCATCTGCTGACCAGCGGTGTACGGGCGGCGGCGCTGCACGGCGGCAAGTCCCAGCCGCAACGCACCCGGACCCTGGACCAGTTCAAGTCCGGCCATGTCACCGCGCTGGTGGCCACGAACGTCGCGGCCCGGGGCATCCATGTGGACGATCTCGACCTCGTGGTCAATGTCGACCCGCCCGCGGACCACAAGGACTATCTGCACCGTGGCGGCCGTACGGCCCGTGCGGGCGGATCCGGCAGCGTCATCACGCTGGTCACCCCGGACCAGCGCCGGGAGATGGGCCGTCTCATGGCCGATGCGGGCATCACCCCGCAGACCGCCCAGGTCCACTCCGCCGACCCCGAACTCACCCGGATCACCGGCGCCCAGGAACCCTCCGGCGTGCCCGTGATCATCAGCGCGCCCCAGCCCCAACCGCAGCGTGCGCGCCGTCCCGGCGCCCCCCGTCGCTCCGCCCGGAGCCGTCGCCCCGGCCGTTAG
- a CDS encoding phosphatase, with the protein MGHMPIPSAVPSRAELIDHLIRTRIAGDVATPRENNLSHYRKLANGDRHYWLGLELGDRWTDEQDVLAVMAERCGVVDDPEYRSGQDTIDPELTVGALDRMASVLRKAAEANERVLFATGHPGGLLEVHRATAAALRDAGCEIVEIPGGLQADEGYVFQFCDVAMLERGATLWHTHSPAPMAAILDGLAHEGRPLPDLVVADHGWAGCAGQRGIDAVGYADCNDPALFLGESEGTLSVVVPLDDHVTSPRFYDPMTAYLLDAAGLSAQF; encoded by the coding sequence ATGGGCCACATGCCGATACCCAGCGCCGTGCCCAGCCGTGCCGAACTGATCGACCACCTCATCCGTACGCGCATCGCGGGTGATGTCGCCACTCCTCGTGAGAACAACCTCTCCCACTACCGCAAGCTCGCGAACGGCGACCGCCACTACTGGCTCGGCCTGGAGCTGGGCGACCGCTGGACCGATGAGCAGGACGTGCTGGCGGTCATGGCGGAGCGGTGCGGCGTGGTGGACGACCCGGAGTACCGCTCGGGGCAGGACACGATCGACCCGGAGCTGACGGTCGGCGCGCTGGACCGGATGGCCTCGGTGCTGCGGAAGGCGGCGGAGGCGAACGAGCGGGTGCTGTTCGCCACCGGGCATCCGGGCGGGCTGCTTGAGGTCCACCGGGCCACGGCGGCGGCGCTGCGGGACGCCGGCTGCGAGATCGTGGAGATCCCGGGCGGACTGCAGGCGGACGAGGGGTATGTCTTCCAGTTCTGCGATGTGGCGATGCTGGAGCGGGGCGCCACGCTGTGGCACACCCACTCCCCCGCGCCCATGGCGGCGATCCTCGACGGGCTGGCCCACGAGGGGCGGCCGCTGCCCGATCTGGTGGTCGCCGACCACGGCTGGGCGGGCTGCGCGGGACAGCGGGGCATCGACGCGGTCGGCTATGCGGACTGCAACGACCCGGCGCTCTTCCTCGGCGAGTCCGAGGGCACTCTGTCGGTGGTGGTCCCGCTGGACGACCACGTCACCAGCCCGCGGTTCTACGACCCGATGACGGCGTATCTGCTGGACGCGGCGGGGCTGTCGGCCCAGTTCTGA
- a CDS encoding acyl-CoA thioesterase codes for MNDALQSLLDLLDLEQIEEDIFRGTSDAAPLVPRVFGGQVAAQALVAAGRTVPEDRPAHSLHAYFLRPGDPGAPIVYTVDRIRDGHSFTTRRVVAVQHGQPIFHLSASFQLYEDGLEHQEPMPDVPDPLTLPTADELLPRYEHLFGPGVTERMLQARASIDLRYVDEPPFGSVGRPREPKSQVWFRTNGKLDGVADHPLLHVCLATYVSDMTLLDSILLAHGRGGWAVGDIVGASLDHAMWFHRPFRVDDWLLYDQESPSASGGRGLAKGRIFTADGRLAVSVIQEGVMRVPREKKK; via the coding sequence ATGAATGACGCACTTCAGAGCCTTCTCGATCTGCTCGATCTCGAGCAGATCGAGGAGGACATCTTCCGTGGCACCAGCGACGCCGCCCCCCTCGTACCGCGGGTCTTCGGCGGTCAGGTCGCCGCCCAGGCCCTGGTCGCCGCGGGCCGCACCGTCCCCGAGGACCGCCCGGCGCATTCGCTGCACGCGTACTTCCTGCGGCCCGGCGACCCCGGGGCGCCCATCGTCTACACCGTCGACCGGATCCGGGACGGCCACTCCTTCACCACCCGCCGGGTGGTCGCCGTCCAGCACGGGCAGCCGATCTTCCATCTCTCGGCCTCCTTCCAGCTCTACGAGGACGGCCTCGAGCACCAGGAGCCGATGCCGGACGTACCGGACCCGCTGACCCTGCCCACCGCCGATGAGCTGCTGCCCCGCTATGAGCACCTCTTCGGCCCCGGGGTGACCGAGCGGATGCTCCAGGCGCGGGCCTCGATCGATCTGCGGTACGTGGACGAGCCGCCCTTCGGCAGCGTCGGACGGCCGCGTGAGCCCAAGTCGCAGGTTTGGTTCCGGACCAACGGCAAACTGGACGGCGTCGCCGACCACCCGCTGCTTCACGTCTGCCTGGCGACCTATGTGTCCGATATGACGCTGCTGGACTCCATCCTGCTCGCCCATGGGCGCGGCGGCTGGGCGGTCGGCGACATCGTCGGGGCCAGCCTGGATCACGCCATGTGGTTCCACCGGCCGTTCCGGGTGGACGACTGGCTGCTGTACGACCAGGAGAGCCCCTCCGCCTCCGGCGGACGCGGCCTGGCCAAGGGCCGTATCTTCACCGCCGACGGGCGGCTGGCCGTCTCCGTGATCCAGGAGGGGGTCATGCGGGTGCCGCGCGAGAAGAAGAAGTGA
- a CDS encoding acyl-CoA dehydrogenase, producing MRRTVFNEDHEAFRETIRDFIAAEVVPYYDQWREAGQAPRDFYKKLGELGVFGIEVPEEYGGAGETSFKFNAVITEETARAGVSFGGSSVHTALCLPYLLKYANEEQKRRWLPSFVTGDLMTAIAMTEPGTGSDLAGMKTTAKLSEDGTHYVLNGAKTFITGGVLADRVLVCARTAPATPEDRRGGISILVVDTKSEGYAVGRKLEKLGLKTSDTAELSFTDVKVPVEDLLGEEGKAFGYLTHNLPQERLGIAVGAYAQAAAAVRFATEYVRDRTVFGQAVASFQNTKFVLADCQSEVDAMQAVVDRALDAHDADELTAADAASAKLFTTERAAVVIDKCLQLHGGYGYMMEYPIARLYADTRVNRIYGGTSEVMRSIVAKSMGL from the coding sequence ATGCGCCGCACGGTGTTCAACGAGGACCACGAGGCGTTCCGGGAGACCATCCGCGACTTCATCGCGGCCGAGGTCGTGCCGTACTACGACCAGTGGCGGGAGGCCGGCCAGGCCCCGCGCGACTTCTACAAGAAGCTCGGCGAGCTGGGTGTCTTCGGCATCGAGGTGCCCGAGGAGTACGGCGGGGCGGGGGAGACCAGCTTCAAGTTCAACGCCGTCATCACCGAGGAGACCGCCCGCGCCGGGGTCAGCTTCGGCGGCAGCAGCGTCCACACCGCGCTGTGCCTGCCGTACCTCCTCAAGTACGCCAACGAGGAGCAGAAGCGGCGCTGGCTGCCCTCCTTCGTCACCGGCGACCTGATGACCGCCATCGCCATGACCGAGCCCGGCACCGGCTCCGACCTGGCGGGCATGAAGACCACCGCCAAGCTCTCCGAGGACGGCACCCACTACGTCCTCAACGGCGCCAAGACCTTCATCACCGGCGGCGTCCTGGCCGACCGGGTGCTGGTCTGCGCCCGCACCGCCCCGGCCACCCCCGAGGACCGCCGCGGCGGCATATCCATCCTCGTGGTCGACACCAAGAGCGAGGGCTACGCGGTCGGCCGCAAGCTGGAGAAGCTGGGCCTGAAGACCTCCGACACCGCCGAGCTCTCCTTCACCGACGTCAAGGTGCCGGTGGAGGACCTGCTGGGCGAGGAGGGCAAGGCGTTCGGCTACCTCACCCACAATCTGCCGCAGGAGCGCCTGGGCATCGCCGTCGGGGCGTACGCACAGGCCGCGGCGGCCGTCCGGTTCGCCACCGAGTACGTCCGGGACCGCACCGTCTTCGGCCAGGCGGTGGCGTCGTTCCAGAACACCAAGTTCGTGCTCGCCGACTGCCAGTCCGAGGTGGACGCGATGCAGGCGGTCGTGGACCGGGCCCTGGACGCGCACGACGCCGATGAGCTGACCGCCGCCGACGCCGCCTCCGCCAAGCTCTTCACCACCGAGCGCGCCGCCGTGGTCATCGACAAGTGCCTGCAGCTCCACGGCGGTTACGGCTACATGATGGAGTACCCCATAGCCCGGCTGTACGCGGACACCCGCGTCAACCGGATCTACGGCGGCACCAGCGAGGTCATGCGGTCCATCGTCGCCAAGTCGATGGGGCTGTGA
- a CDS encoding TetR family transcriptional regulator, producing the protein MSTQAAAPTRREQILKEAARLFAERGFHGVGVDEIGAAVGISGPGLYRHFPGKEAMLAELLVGISGRLLTGGKLRAAEGEGAGLAPAEVLDSLIEGHIDFALDDRPLIILHDRELDRLRDTDRKLVRSLQRQYVELWVEVVREVYPRLAEAEARACVHAVFGLLNSTPHLGRPGALPGRAATAALLHRLALGAFGGAHGVDGEANRAS; encoded by the coding sequence ATGAGCACGCAAGCAGCCGCCCCGACCCGCCGTGAGCAGATCCTCAAGGAGGCCGCCCGCCTCTTCGCCGAGCGCGGCTTCCATGGCGTCGGCGTCGATGAGATAGGCGCCGCGGTCGGCATCAGCGGCCCCGGTCTCTACCGCCACTTCCCCGGCAAGGAGGCGATGCTCGCCGAGCTGCTCGTCGGCATCAGCGGCCGGCTGCTGACGGGCGGCAAACTGCGCGCCGCCGAGGGGGAGGGGGCCGGGCTCGCCCCCGCCGAGGTGCTGGATTCGCTGATCGAGGGCCATATCGACTTCGCCCTCGACGACCGCCCGCTGATCATCCTCCACGACCGCGAGCTGGACCGGCTCCGGGACACCGACCGCAAGCTGGTGCGCTCGCTCCAGCGGCAGTACGTGGAGCTGTGGGTCGAGGTGGTGCGCGAGGTCTACCCCCGGCTCGCCGAGGCCGAGGCCCGTGCGTGTGTCCATGCCGTCTTCGGGCTGCTCAACTCCACGCCCCACCTCGGCCGCCCCGGCGCCCTCCCGGGGCGCGCGGCCACCGCCGCCCTGCTGCACCGCCTGGCCCTCGGAGCCTTCGGCGGTGCTCACGGTGTGGATGGCGAGGCGAACCGGGCCTCGTGA
- a CDS encoding acetyl-CoA carboxylase subunit beta, with product MEQAPALHSGADPASDAWKANEAAHRELAARLREKLAVARLGGGEGARARHTSRGKLLPRDRVDTLLDPGSPFLELAPLAAEGMYEGQAPAAGVIAGIGRVAGREVVVVANDATVKGGTYYPMTVKKHLRAQEVALENHLPCVYLVDSGGAFLPMQDEVFPDRDHFGRIFYNQARLSGSGIPQVAAVMGSCTAGGAYVPAMSDEAVIVRGQGTIFLGGPPLVKAATGEVVSAEELGGGEVHSRVSGVTDHLAEDDAHALRIVRSIVATLPPSAMRQGSPPWALEPSQEPAVDPAGLYGAVPVDSRTPYDVREVIARLVDGSRFAEFKAEFGTTLVTGFARIMGHPVGIVANNGILFSESAQKGAHFIELCDQRGIPLVFLQNISGFMVGRSYEAGGIAKHGAKMVTAVACTRVPKLTVVIGGSYGAGNYSMCGRAYSPRFLWMWPNAKISVMGGEQAASVLATVKRDQMEARGQEWSAEEEETFRAPVREQYEAQGNAYYATARLWDDGVIDPLETRTVLGLALTACANAPLPGRTATEPAAPGYGVFRM from the coding sequence ATGGAGCAGGCACCGGCGCTGCACAGCGGCGCCGACCCGGCGTCCGACGCCTGGAAGGCCAATGAGGCAGCGCACCGCGAGCTGGCCGCGCGGCTGCGCGAGAAGCTGGCCGTGGCGCGGCTGGGCGGCGGGGAGGGGGCGCGGGCGCGGCACACCTCGCGCGGCAAGCTGCTGCCGCGCGACCGGGTGGACACACTGCTGGATCCGGGCTCCCCGTTCCTGGAGCTGGCCCCGCTCGCCGCCGAGGGGATGTACGAGGGCCAGGCCCCGGCGGCGGGGGTGATCGCCGGGATCGGGCGGGTGGCCGGCCGTGAGGTGGTCGTGGTCGCCAATGACGCCACCGTCAAGGGCGGCACGTACTACCCGATGACGGTGAAGAAGCATCTGCGCGCCCAGGAGGTCGCGCTGGAGAACCACCTGCCGTGCGTCTATCTGGTCGACTCCGGCGGCGCCTTCCTCCCCATGCAGGACGAGGTCTTTCCGGACCGCGACCACTTCGGGCGGATCTTCTACAACCAGGCGCGGCTGTCCGGCTCCGGGATTCCGCAGGTCGCGGCGGTGATGGGGTCCTGCACGGCGGGCGGGGCCTATGTCCCGGCGATGAGCGACGAGGCCGTGATCGTGCGCGGGCAGGGCACGATCTTCCTGGGCGGGCCGCCGCTGGTGAAGGCGGCCACCGGGGAGGTCGTCTCGGCGGAGGAGCTGGGCGGCGGCGAGGTCCACTCCCGGGTCTCGGGCGTGACCGACCATCTGGCGGAGGACGACGCCCACGCGCTGCGGATCGTCCGCTCCATCGTCGCCACCCTGCCGCCGTCCGCGATGCGGCAGGGGTCGCCGCCGTGGGCACTGGAGCCCTCCCAGGAGCCCGCGGTCGACCCGGCGGGGCTCTACGGGGCGGTTCCGGTCGACTCGCGCACGCCGTACGACGTGCGGGAGGTCATCGCGCGGCTGGTGGACGGCTCGCGGTTCGCCGAGTTCAAGGCCGAGTTCGGCACCACGCTGGTCACGGGCTTCGCGCGGATCATGGGTCACCCGGTGGGCATCGTCGCCAACAACGGCATCCTGTTCTCCGAATCGGCCCAGAAGGGCGCCCATTTCATCGAGCTGTGCGACCAGCGCGGCATCCCCCTGGTCTTCCTGCAGAACATCTCGGGATTCATGGTGGGCCGCAGCTATGAGGCGGGCGGTATCGCCAAGCACGGCGCCAAGATGGTCACCGCCGTGGCCTGCACCCGCGTCCCCAAGCTGACGGTCGTGATCGGCGGTTCCTACGGCGCGGGCAACTACTCGATGTGCGGGCGCGCCTATTCGCCGCGCTTCCTGTGGATGTGGCCCAACGCCAAGATCTCGGTGATGGGCGGTGAGCAGGCCGCCTCCGTGCTCGCCACCGTCAAGCGCGACCAGATGGAGGCGCGCGGGCAGGAGTGGAGCGCCGAGGAGGAGGAGACGTTCCGGGCTCCGGTCCGCGAGCAGTACGAGGCGCAGGGAAACGCGTATTACGCCACCGCCCGGCTCTGGGACGACGGTGTGATCGACCCCCTGGAGACCCGCACGGTGCTCGGCCTCGCCCTTACGGCCTGCGCCAACGCACCGCTGCCCGGCCGTACGGCCACCGAGCCCGCGGCGCCCGGCTACGGCGTCTTCCGGATGTGA